CGTCAACGAGGCCATCGACCCCCGCAGCGGACGGGCCGACGGCTTGCGCGATTCGGTCCTCCTGCGCACCGGCGGGCCGGGCTTCATCGCCGATTGCTTCAGGGCAGCGCAGGCGGCCGACGGCACCGCGCAGCTTTTCTACAACGATTTCGGCATCGAGTATCACTGGCCCGATATCCTCGCGCGCCGCACGAGCCTGCTCAAGCTGCTCGAAGGCTTGAAGAAGGAAGGCGCCCCGATCCATGGCCTGGGCATTCAGGCGCATCTCAAGGTCGGAAACCGCTTCGTCGAATCGAGCTGACGCTCCTTCCTGAAGGAGGTCGCGGGGCTGGGGCTGCGCCTCTCGATCACCGAGCTCGACGTCGACGATACCCGTCTCCCGGGCGATCCCAGCAAGCGCGATTCCGCCGTATCCGATCATCTCCGGCAGTTTCTCGACGTCACGCTCGACGAGCCGGCAGTCAGGACGCTCCTCACCTGGGGCATGTCCGACCGCTATTTCTGGCTGAGCAGCTTCTTCCCCCGCTCGGACGGCCTGCCGTCCCGCGGCCTGCCCTACGACGCCGAGATCGTACGAGGTCGATGCGCGCAACGCTGGAACAAGCGTTGCTCTCGACGAGAACAAGATCGTGGGAACGTACCAGTGCGGAACATGTCTGTCCCGGTTTTACTACGCCCGTCCCGGAGCATCTCTCGAACTCAGGTTGTCGTCGAGCCATGAACAGTTTGCTGCACTCATTCTCGGCTGCCCACACCGTCCTTCCGCCGTCGCCCCGCAGCGATTATCTGTCAGTCGTCATTCCCTGTTTCAACGAGGAGGAGGGTCTCGGCGAAGCCCTCAAGCGGGTCGACGCCGCCTGCATCGCCGCTGCCGTTCCGGCCTATGAGATCATCCTGATCGACGATGGATCGCAGGATCGCACCTGGGAAATCATCTCGGCAGCCGGCCGAGAGAATCCCCACATCGTCGGCGTCAGGCTCGCCCGCAATTTCGGGCACCAGCTCGCGCTCTCCGCCGGTCTGACCATCGTCACGGGCGACCGTATCTTCGTGCTCGATGCCGATCTTCAGGACCCGCCGGAACTGCTGACCGACATGATGCGGCTGATGGATGAAGGGGCCGATGTCGTTTACGGGCAGCGCCAAGAGCGCGAGGGAGAAACCGCGACCAAGAAGCTCACGGCCAAGCTTTTCTACCGCTTCCTCGCGAAACTCACGGACATCGATATCCCCGTCGATACCGGCGATTTCAGGCTGATGAGCCGCCGCGTCGTCGAGCTGCTGAACAGCATGCCGGAGTCTAACCGCTTCATCCGCGGCATGGTGAGCTGGGTCGGCTTCAAGCAGGTTGGCCTGCCCTATCGGCGGCGCGAGCGCTTCGCCGGGACGACCAAATACCCGCTCAAGAAGATGCTGCGTCTGGCCGTGGATGCCATTACCGGCTTTTCCATCAAGCCCCTGCGCGTCGCCTCCTATTGCGGTGCAGCATTCGGCCTGGCCGGCTTCATTCTGATGATCTACGTGGCCCTGAGCTGGTTCGACAACAGCACGATTCGAGGCTGGACGAGCTTGATCAGCATCGTGCTGCTGCTTGGAAGCGCCCAGATCATCGTGCTCGGCGTGATCGGCGAGTACATCGGGCGCCTGTTCATCCAAGGCAAGGGCCGGCCGAACTTCATCATCAGCGACGTGACTGGCGGTGGCGACAGCGTCCGCGCCCTACCGCGCTAGGCAAGGTATTCGATGTCCCCGCTCGTCCTGACCCTGCTCATCGCCTCGGTCTGCTGCGCTGCTTGCGGCCAATTGCTTTTCAAGGCCGGCGCCAGCGGCGCCTCCACACCGATCGATTTCGTCAACCTGAATGTCATCGTCGGCTTGTTCTGCTACGGCATAAGCACGCTGATCTGGATCTGGGCCTTGTCGAAGGCCAACCTGGTCACGGTCTTCCCCTTCACAGTAATGACCTTCGTCCTCGTCTATGTCGGGGCCGCCGTCATTTACAGGGAGCCGGTCACGACACTCGGCCTGGCCGGAGCAGGCCTGGCAATGCTCGGCTTGTTCATGATCGTCCGCAGTTCAGCCTGATCCCAGGCGACCCGTTTCCGAAGGGGCATGCCGAGGAGGAATGCGTCCGCGCGACCGACGCATTCCTCTGCGTCATGACGCCGCGGAGGACGGCTCAACCGCGTGCATAGATGTCCTCGATCCGGACGATGTCGTCCTCACCGGTGTAGCTGCCGACCTGCACCTCGATGAGATCCAGATCGATGCGACCGGGATTGGCGAGCCTGTGGACGCATCCGATCGGCAGATAGATCGATTCGTTCTCGTGAACGATGCGCACCTGGCTGTCGACCGTCACCTCGGCACTGCCGCGCACGACCACCCAGTGCTCCGAACGGTGAAAATGCTTCTGGAGGCTGAGCTTGCCGCCGGGCTTCACCCGGATGCGCTTCACCTGGAAGCGATCGCCGATATCGATGCGCTGATACCATCCCCAGGGGCGGTAGCCCCGCAGATGCTCGCTCGCCTCGCGGATGCCGTCCTTTTTCATCTGCTCGACCAGCGTCTTGACCTTGCCCGCCTGCGCCTTGTCGGCGACCAGCACCGCATCGCGCGTGGCGATCACCACCATATCCTTCAGCCCGATCGTGGTGAGCAGCATGTCGTCGCTGCGCAGCAGCGATCCTTCGGTTTCCATCGCCACGACCGGCCCTTGCGCGATGTTGCCCCGCTCGTCCTTGACCATCACATCGTGCAGGGCATCCCAACTGCCAATGTCGGACCAGTCGAACCGGGCGGCCAGAACACCGGCATTCGCCGTCTTTTCCATGACCGCGTAGTCGATCGAGATCTTGCGGACGGTGCCGAAGGCGGCCGCATCCAAGCGCAGGAAATCAAGGTCGCGCTGCGCCGCATCGACGGCGGCCCGCGCGCCCTCGATCACCTCCGGCGCGAAACGGGCGAGCTCTTCGAGCATCAGCGCCGCAGGGAAGACGAAGTTGCCGCTGTTCCAGAGCAGCCCGGCTTCCACATATTCGCGCGCCTTCGCGGCATCGGGCTTCTCGACGAAGCGCTTGAGCCGCCATGCATTGGAAGCCGGCAACGGATCGGCCGGCTCGATATAGCCATAGGCGGTGGACGGCGACGTCGGCACGATACCCAACGTCATGATCAGCCCCGTCGCGGACAATTGTCCCGCCACGGCGCAATCGGCCCGGAAGCCCTCGGCATCGACGACGACGTGATCGGCCGCGAGCACGAGCGCCAATGCGTCGGGATCGCGGCGCTGCGCGAGCAGTGCACCCACGGCGACAGCAGCGGCCGAATCCCGCCTCTCGGGCTCCAGCACGATCTCGCCTTGAACGCCGACGGCTTGCATCTGCTCCGCCGCCACGAAGCGAAACTCATGATTGGTCACGACGATCGGTGCCGAGAATCCCTCGAAGCGGACGCGCAGCAATGTGGCCTGAAAGGTGGAGAGGCCGTCATCGAGAAGCGAGATGAACTGCTTGGGCATCGTGTCGCGCGAAAGGGGCCAGAGCCGCGTGCCCGATCCTCCAGCGATGATGATGGGGCAGATCTGCGATGACGGCATTTCACGCTTCTCCAGCGGCACGGGGAATGTCGACAAAGCATTAGGCTCGCAGATTGCCCAGCACAAACCATGCCGTACTGCCGGCACAGGATTTGCTCATGGTTATTACGATCAGCTGGCGGTCCGGCCGGAGGAGGAAGCCGGTCAAAAGGCGTAGTGACGACGCTTGTGGCTTCTTCACTCATGCACAAGGTGACGCACGTTTACCCAGTGTCAGAATTCCTCGCGGCGACAGGCCCCATTTGAGGAGACGGCCAGCATGGTGGCAAGCATTGCCGTCAAGTCGGGGGTCATCGGCTCCGCCCGCCTGCGAACCGCGGGACACTGTAGCTTCCACGAGACTTAACGGCTAAGCGGAACCGGGGGTGGGATCATGCGTCGCCTAGCAGTCGCGTTTGCGCTTCTTGCCGGAACCGGCGAGGTCGCGGCGGAGCCGGCCTTGGCTTTCATGCACGGCACCTGGCGCGATGAGCAGCACGTCCTGCTGATCGATACCGATCGCATGCAGGCAAACACCGATCCGGCAAAACCGTTTCAGCGCGACGCGCTGACCTTTCGCAATCTCGCCGGCCGAATGGTCGTGTTCGATATCGGCTCACGCCGGTATATAGGTTTGTTCGAGGGCAATGAAATGCAGCTCAGCGGCGGCGAGCTCGAAGGCGTCGTCAAGCTGCGGCGCGTCATGGGACCCCGATTGAAAGGCCCTTTTTAACAGATCGACCATCACATCCAGTGAGAGACGGTCACCGGGACGAGGTACGCATGTCTTCCCTGAAATTCGGCACTTCCGGCCTGCGCGGCCTCGTCAGCGAACTGGTCGGACTGCCGGCTTACAGCCATGTCCGCGCCTTCTGCGCCATGCTGCGCGACGATGATGCGGCAGGTCCCGCCGGCGAGGTGCTGATCGGGCAGGATCTGCGCTCGTCGAGCCCTCTCATCGCCGCCCAATGCGCGCAGGCGGTTGCCGATGGCGGCCTCGTTCCCGTCGATTGCGGCGCCTTGCCGACGCCGGCCCTGGCTCTGGCCGCGATGAAGCGCGGCGCGCCCGCCATCATGGTGACCGGCAGCCACATTCCCGACGACCGCAACGGGCTGAAATTCTATCGGGCACAAGGCGAGATCGACAAGACCGACGAGGCGCGCATCCTGGCCTGGCATGCCAAGCTTGCCCTGACAGCCGCTCCCGATGTCTCGGTCGAGCCCGCGCGGAGCGAGGCCATCGCCGACTACCGCGCGCGCTATGTCACCTTCTTCGGCAGCGATGCCCTCGCCGGCCTGAGTGTCGGCGTCTATCAGCATTCCTCGGTCGGGCGCGACGTGATCTGCGATGTGCTCACCGCGCTCGGCGCGGCCCCCGTCGCGCTCGGCCGCAGCGACCGGTTCATTCCCGTCGACACCGAGGCTCTGCGGCCGGAGGATGAGGAGCTGGCGCGGCAATGGGCCCTGCAAAACCGGCTCGACGCGATCGTCTCGACCGACGGCGACGCCGACCGGCCGCTCGTCGCCGATGAGGCCGGCCGCTTTCTGCGCGGGGACCTCGTCGGGGCGCTCACCGCAAAATTCCTGGACGCAGACGCAATCGTGACTCCGGTCACCTCGAACTCCGCCCTCGACCGGCCCGGCTTGTTCGAAAAGGTGCTGCGGACCCGCGTGGGCTCCCCCTATGTCATCGCCGGCATGGCAGAGGCGAAAGTTGACGGCGCACGGGCCGTGGTCGGTTTCGAGGCCAATGGTGGCGTGCTGCTCGGCTCCGACATCAGACGCGACGGCCGGTTGCTTGCCGCCCTGCCGACGCGCGACGCGATGCTGCCCATCCTCGCGACGCTAGCCACGGTCAGGTCATCAGGCAAGAAGCTGAGCGCTATCGCCGCCGAGGCGAATTTCGCGGTGGCCCTGTCGAACAGGCTTCAGGAGATTCCGCAGGACAAGACTGCGGCCCTGATCGCCAGGCTCGATGCGGAGGATTCCGGCTTCCGTGATGCCGCCTTCGGGATGCGCGGTGGCGTCGCCGCGCGCGATCGGCGCGACGGCTTGCGCCTGACGCTCGCGGACGGCGCGACAGTGCACTTCCGCGCCTCGGGCAACGCGCCCGAACTGCGCGTCTATGTCGAGGCGGCCGAGCAGGCGAGTGCCGAAGAACTGCTGGCCGAAAGCCTGGCCTTCGCCGCGACGCAGACGCGCTGAGCGGGTTTCCCGGGACGAAAGCAGCTTAAATCCCGCTGCGTGGCGAGGTCGTGCCTCGATCGACGGCCGGGACCGCAGAAGTGCTTGCCCGCAGCCCGGGCTTGGCTTGCCCGGGCTGTTTCCAGCGGATTACCGCCAGTCGATCAGAAAACCCGTTCGATGAAGAGCTGCGCCGAGCTTTGCCTGCCGGAAAGCCCTGCGGCGAGCGCCAGCCCTGTGATGTCTATCCGTTGCCAGGCAACCGACCCCTCGAGGCCGAGGCGCAGGCCTTTCGCCGGCTTCCAGATGACGTTGGCCGCCAGCCGGTCGATCCGCACCTGGCCGGTTGCATCGCCGACACGCGGCAATGTCAGCATGTACCGGCTGATATAGGCATTGCTCGACCATTCGTCGGTCCACTCCCAGCCGAGCGAGACGACGCCGGACCAGCCGCGCGAGGTCTGATCCCCCGACAGGAATGGCAGGGCCGTGCGCCGGTCGAGCTGAGAGCCGATATAGGGCGCCGCGTTGACCGCTCCGGCGATCTGGCCGGAGAGCGTGAATGACTTGTCCAGCAAATCGCCTTCCCAGGTCGCGCCGATGATCGCGGCGCGGCCGGAGAGGCTCGCGGCACCGATGCGCGGGACCTCGCGCAAGGCCACGGCACCGTGCAGTGTCAGCTCATCGCCCTCATAGACGAGACGAGCCACGCCGTCGGGCACACGGCGCCCCGCGCTCGCCTGCGGAATGCGCTGGTCGGCGGCGACATCCTCGGCGGACAAGGAGAGACTGATCGTGTCCGTGAGCGGGCGCTCGTAGCCGATGAGCGCGACGGTGCGGCTGGGAATTCGCGCGATGAAGGCGAATTCGTCGCCGGCCCAGAAATCGAAGCGCGAGCTTGCCAGCCCGGCGCTGAACGCTCCCAGCGTGACGCTCGCCTCACCGATGGTGATGTCGTTGCCACCTTCGCTGTTCGTGTCGAACGAGAATTCGAAAGCGGCCGCCAGATACTGGCCGTTCGCGAGCGACTGGCCGCTCTCGATCCGGAACGTCGTGCTCAATGGAAAGCTCGTCGCATTCTGCGGCACCAGCCCCGTCGCGCGCGCCGAGGCATTCGCCCGATACTCATCGCGTTGCAGCCCCGCATTCACCGTGCCGGAGATGGCGATGCAACTGCCCAGGCCGGGCGAGACGAAGCCGGAGGGCGGGCGATCCTCCTCGTCCTCCTCCTCCGTGTCGTCTTCCTCGTCGTCATCATCCGCAGCCTGCGCATCCGCGGCTTTGAGAGAGACGGCCGGAGGCTTCGGAAAGACCGGGGCGAGGTCGGGAGCTTCGATCTTGCAGCTTCGCAGCAGCAGCGGAGGTCTGCCGGCGGCCCGTGCCTCTCCGGCAAACGTTCCAAACCAGATCAAGATGCACAATCCCGCCGAACACGAGGCCGGGGCCCACAGGTCCCGGGTGCCCGGCTTGGCAATCATGCGCATCTGGCCCGAGTACCGGACCCGCTTGCTGGCAGCACTTGGTTTCAATCTCTGATCGCTTCCAGGGCTCGGCCTGTTTTGGATCTTTCGCCAAAGGATGGAATGGCGCGACAGGCCTTTCTCAACGACAGGGCAACCATGCTCTGCTCCCCGCGATTGACACCAATGTTGCTGTACACCTTGATCTCAAAACACGCCGAAGGCGACAATAGACTTGCCCGCATCCTCCATAGGGCATCGATCAGAACGAACAGCATTTTTCGATTTGGACGTAGTGCCCCGCGTCGGAGCACATCCGTGACCGGCGACTTCGGCAAGGATGATGATGGTTGCGACGCGGCAGTGTTTCCAACCGCGTGGTGCCGAATTGCCCCTCCGCCCGGCCCGCCGCTGTTTTTCCGTTTGTGGACACGTGGGAGATGACAGATGCAGAGAGGCAAAAGACTGGCCGGCCTGGGAGCTCTCCTTATGGCCCTGCCGTTGCTGAGCAGTGCGGCGCAAGCAATCGATCGGCTGGAGGGAGCCTGGGCGACGAGCGCAGCGAGCTGCGACGAGGCCTTCGTCAAGCGCAAGGGCAAGCTCGCGCTCAAGCGTTCGGCTGAAGGCTGGAGTGCCTTTATCGTACGCGGGAACCGCATCGACGGCGCGAATGCCACCTGCCGGGTGGTGTCCGCCAAGCAGAATGGCGACGTGACGACCGCGCTCCTCAGCTGCGCGGACAAGATCATCTTCGACACCATGAAGGTCTCGCTCCGCTTCAAGGACGACGGCACCTTCGTCCGCTTCGATCCCGAATTCCCGGAGGTGGAAACCAGCTATCACCGCTGCGACCGCTGACAGCGTTCGCTCGACCCAAGGACTAATGGCTAAAGGAGAACGCGGATGCGGAACGCTTTCAGGTTGCACCTCCGGACCACGGTCGCTCTTCTGTCGATCACGTGCATGCTCGTGCCGCCGGCAACGCCGGTTCTGGCCCAGGCCGGGCAGCCCGCGAACGCGCAGACTGCCGGCGCGGCACAGGCCGGGATCGCCTGGCCCCGCGTCATCGACGACGCAGCGCGCAGCATCACCATCTATCAGCCGCAGATCGAGCGCTGGCAGGACGATATGCTGGAGGCCCGTGCCGCCGTCGCGGTCGACAAGCCCGGCACCGACGCGCAGACGCTCGGCGTCGTCTGGCTCAAGGCACATACGGCGATCGATCGTGAGAACGACCTCGTGACGCTCGATAATATCGAGGTCGTGAAGGCGAGTTTCCCTTCCGATCCGGCCAATGCCGATGCCTATGCCGCCGCGCTGCGGCAGCATGCGGGCGGCGGATTGCGTACGATTTCGTTGTCGCGGCTGCAGGCAAGCCTTCAGGTCGCCGAGGCCGAGACGGCGACCAAGGCCCTGCCCGTCAGGAACGATCCGCCGAAGATCATCTTCAGCGAAACGCCCGCAATGCTCGTCCTGGTCGACGGCAAGCCGCAGCTGCGCCAGGTCACAGGCAGCAAGCTGCTGCGCGTCATCAATACCCCGGCCTTGATGCTCTTCGATGAGGGCAGCGCCACTTACTACCTGCGTGCACTCAGGAAGTGGTGGTCGGCCAAGGCGCCCGATGGAAGCTGGGCCGTTGCGGCAAGCCCGCCGGCAACCCTGGCCGCCGCTCTGAAGGCTGCCGGATCCCGCGCCAACCTGATGGACGAGGCCCCGCCCGAGATCGCGGATGCCATTGCGGGCGGCAGCCTGCCAAAGCTGGACGTCAGCCTCGAGCCCGCCGAGCTGATCCATGCGACCGGCCAGCCCGAATATGCGCCGATCCCCGATACGCAGCTGCTCTACGTCAAGAACACGGCTAGCCAGATCATCGTCGATGTCGGCAACCAGGATCATTACGTCCTGATTTCAGGTCGCTGGTTCCGCTCTCTGGCCTGCCCCCATCAGGTGGCCCGGTTCTAATCTAATGCATGGTGGGCTTGTCGGCCACGGTTGAGATGGCCGGCGAAGCGGGTTGGGTTTTCGTAGGCGGCCAGACCACAGCGACCGGTGCTGGCGGCTTGTAGCCGAGCGAGGAGTGCGGGCGCCGGGTATTGTAGTGCTGACGCCAGCCCTCGATGACGATCCGAGCCTCGGCGAGGCTGTAGAACAGCTCGCCGCTCAGGAGTTCGTCGCGCAGCTTGGAGTTGAAGCTCTCGCAGTAGCCGTTCTCCCAAGGACTGCCAGGCTCGATAAAGGCTGTCTTCGCGCCGACCGCTGCGATCCAATCCCGCACTGCTTTGGCGACGAACTCGGGACCGTTGTCCGAACGAACATGCCCGGGCACGCCGCGCAGGATGAAAAGATCGGACAGGACATCGATGACGTCGGTGGCTTTGAGTTTCCGGTCGATCCGGATCGCAATGCATTCCCGGGTGAACTCGTCGATCACGTTCAGCATGCGGAATTTTCGACCGTTGTGGGTGCGATCCTCGACAAAGTCGTAGGACCAGACATGGTTGGGGTGTTCCGGCCGAAGCCGGATGCATGATCCGTCATTCAGCCAGAGACGGCCTTTCTTCGGTTGCCTGGCCGGCACCTTGAGCCCCTCCCGCCGCCAGATCCGCTCAACGCGTTTGACGTTCACCGCCCAACCGGCGGTCTCCAGCATGGCCGCGACCCGGCGGTAGCCGTAGCGGCCATACTGGGTGGCGAGCTCGACAATGTCGGCGGTCAGCGCCGCATCATCGACGCGACCCGTCGGCAGTTTCCTTTGCGTAGATCGATGCTGCCCCAGAACCCGGCACGCCAGCCGCTCCGACACGCCGAACTTTATCATGGCGTGGTCGATGCACCGGCGACGACGGGCGGGGCTCAGATGGGGTATTCGGGGCGCCTCGCGCGGTTGAAGCAGCGGCATAGTGGCGCTCCGATCCAACGCGGGAGTCCCACCATGAACCACCAGCACCATGTCGGCCTCGATGTCTCCGTGAAAGAGACCGCCATCTGCATCGTCGATCCGCACGGTAAGGTCGTGCACCGTACCACCGTCGAGAGCCATCCTGAGGTGATCTGCAAACACCTCATCGGTCTCGGCCACAGCTATGCTCGTATCGGCCTGGAGGCGGGGCCTCTCTCGCCATGGCTCTACGCCGGCCTGGTCGAAGCTGGGTTGCCGGCGATC
Above is a genomic segment from Bosea sp. NBC_00550 containing:
- a CDS encoding phosphomannomutase, producing MSSLKFGTSGLRGLVSELVGLPAYSHVRAFCAMLRDDDAAGPAGEVLIGQDLRSSSPLIAAQCAQAVADGGLVPVDCGALPTPALALAAMKRGAPAIMVTGSHIPDDRNGLKFYRAQGEIDKTDEARILAWHAKLALTAAPDVSVEPARSEAIADYRARYVTFFGSDALAGLSVGVYQHSSVGRDVICDVLTALGAAPVALGRSDRFIPVDTEALRPEDEELARQWALQNRLDAIVSTDGDADRPLVADEAGRFLRGDLVGALTAKFLDADAIVTPVTSNSALDRPGLFEKVLRTRVGSPYVIAGMAEAKVDGARAVVGFEANGGVLLGSDIRRDGRLLAALPTRDAMLPILATLATVRSSGKKLSAIAAEANFAVALSNRLQEIPQDKTAALIARLDAEDSGFRDAAFGMRGGVAARDRRDGLRLTLADGATVHFRASGNAPELRVYVEAAEQASAEELLAESLAFAATQTR
- a CDS encoding mannose-1-phosphate guanylyltransferase/mannose-6-phosphate isomerase, whose product is MPSSQICPIIIAGGSGTRLWPLSRDTMPKQFISLLDDGLSTFQATLLRVRFEGFSAPIVVTNHEFRFVAAEQMQAVGVQGEIVLEPERRDSAAAVAVGALLAQRRDPDALALVLAADHVVVDAEGFRADCAVAGQLSATGLIMTLGIVPTSPSTAYGYIEPADPLPASNAWRLKRFVEKPDAAKAREYVEAGLLWNSGNFVFPAALMLEELARFAPEVIEGARAAVDAAQRDLDFLRLDAAAFGTVRKISIDYAVMEKTANAGVLAARFDWSDIGSWDALHDVMVKDERGNIAQGPVVAMETEGSLLRSDDMLLTTIGLKDMVVIATRDAVLVADKAQAGKVKTLVEQMKKDGIREASEHLRGYRPWGWYQRIDIGDRFQVKRIRVKPGGKLSLQKHFHRSEHWVVVRGSAEVTVDSQVRIVHENESIYLPIGCVHRLANPGRIDLDLIEVQVGSYTGEDDIVRIEDIYARG
- a CDS encoding porin, whose amino-acid sequence is MIWFGTFAGEARAAGRPPLLLRSCKIEAPDLAPVFPKPPAVSLKAADAQAADDDDEEDDTEEEDEEDRPPSGFVSPGLGSCIAISGTVNAGLQRDEYRANASARATGLVPQNATSFPLSTTFRIESGQSLANGQYLAAAFEFSFDTNSEGGNDITIGEASVTLGAFSAGLASSRFDFWAGDEFAFIARIPSRTVALIGYERPLTDTISLSLSAEDVAADQRIPQASAGRRVPDGVARLVYEGDELTLHGAVALREVPRIGAASLSGRAAIIGATWEGDLLDKSFTLSGQIAGAVNAAPYIGSQLDRRTALPFLSGDQTSRGWSGVVSLGWEWTDEWSSNAYISRYMLTLPRVGDATGQVRIDRLAANVIWKPAKGLRLGLEGSVAWQRIDITGLALAAGLSGRQSSAQLFIERVF
- a CDS encoding glycosyltransferase family 2 protein, which translates into the protein MNSLLHSFSAAHTVLPPSPRSDYLSVVIPCFNEEEGLGEALKRVDAACIAAAVPAYEIILIDDGSQDRTWEIISAAGRENPHIVGVRLARNFGHQLALSAGLTIVTGDRIFVLDADLQDPPELLTDMMRLMDEGADVVYGQRQEREGETATKKLTAKLFYRFLAKLTDIDIPVDTGDFRLMSRRVVELLNSMPESNRFIRGMVSWVGFKQVGLPYRRRERFAGTTKYPLKKMLRLAVDAITGFSIKPLRVASYCGAAFGLAGFILMIYVALSWFDNSTIRGWTSLISIVLLLGSAQIIVLGVIGEYIGRLFIQGKGRPNFIISDVTGGGDSVRALPR